Proteins from a single region of Pseudopedobacter saltans DSM 12145:
- a CDS encoding RagB/SusD family nutrient uptake outer membrane protein produces the protein MKKYKIYLSALIIVLVTLVSCNKFLEVNPKSNWKDDTFYSTKEEATLALSGIYSQLAKEELYGYKFNVTLEAGTDETYTNDPSPNWNAAKYALTSSSDEVKGVWLKFYSCIQLVNQFEKNLKPDMFSTEEYNRLLAKALFIRGFSYFTLANWFGPVPLRLTPSTSQKDNILAPSPVFEVYKQAEKDYLFAAEHLDHAKASTYNPGEPNKMAAHGLLARLYLKMGGYQPYLADNDANCYFENPQQYFDKAKEQCEIIINDGWHTIVPYSTDKDSYRNHFLNYLKDKYDLKESLFEISFGNLYASGINVSGRLGNINGVEFVGTANIPRGFANFNVALPVYEIYAAEDVRRNWSIAGYRNKYNSTTQLFTMTYIFDNPLHFEYGIGKFRRWEPTNITELKSKGTTGMVNAIYTILNSTTGSDVDPNFTSINFPILRYSDVLLMHAEAIIGGRYGTADGTAAVASLNKVRERAGLTPYSGSLAHNDFFKELVDERLRELCFEGLRKQDLIRWNMLEEKLIETNAAITGHSSFISTDQYHQTYLEPGKNFDKSKHLLLPYPLQETLINTSLKQRLGW, from the coding sequence ATGAAAAAATACAAAATATATCTATCGGCTTTAATTATTGTATTGGTTACTTTAGTTAGCTGTAATAAATTTTTAGAAGTAAATCCGAAGTCAAACTGGAAAGACGATACTTTTTATTCTACAAAAGAAGAGGCAACATTAGCATTGTCAGGAATTTATAGTCAACTGGCAAAAGAGGAGTTATATGGCTATAAGTTTAACGTAACATTGGAGGCAGGAACAGATGAAACGTATACCAATGATCCCTCTCCAAATTGGAATGCCGCTAAATATGCACTTACTTCCTCCTCTGACGAAGTTAAAGGTGTTTGGCTAAAGTTTTATTCCTGTATACAGTTGGTTAATCAGTTTGAGAAGAATTTAAAGCCGGATATGTTTTCTACAGAAGAATATAACAGGCTTTTGGCTAAGGCGTTGTTTATTCGCGGATTTAGTTATTTTACCTTAGCGAACTGGTTTGGCCCGGTTCCTTTAAGATTGACACCAAGTACATCTCAAAAAGATAATATCCTGGCTCCATCTCCTGTTTTTGAGGTATACAAGCAGGCCGAAAAAGATTATTTATTTGCTGCGGAACATCTAGATCATGCGAAAGCCTCAACTTACAATCCTGGGGAACCAAATAAAATGGCTGCACATGGCTTACTGGCTAGACTTTATTTGAAAATGGGAGGATATCAACCTTATTTGGCTGATAATGATGCGAATTGTTATTTCGAAAACCCACAACAGTATTTTGATAAAGCGAAAGAGCAATGTGAAATTATTATAAATGATGGCTGGCACACTATTGTACCTTATTCTACAGATAAAGACAGTTATAGAAATCACTTTTTGAATTATCTTAAGGATAAATATGATTTAAAAGAGTCGCTTTTCGAGATTTCATTTGGAAATCTGTATGCATCCGGCATTAACGTGAGTGGCAGGTTGGGTAATATAAATGGGGTCGAGTTTGTAGGGACCGCCAATATACCAAGAGGTTTTGCGAATTTTAATGTTGCGCTCCCTGTATATGAAATTTATGCAGCAGAAGATGTAAGAAGAAATTGGAGTATTGCAGGTTATAGAAATAAATATAATTCTACAACCCAATTATTTACCATGACTTATATTTTTGATAACCCATTACATTTTGAATATGGGATAGGTAAATTCAGAAGATGGGAACCGACAAATATTACGGAATTGAAATCTAAAGGTACGACGGGAATGGTAAATGCAATTTATACCATTTTAAATAGTACAACAGGATCAGATGTAGACCCCAATTTTACAAGTATTAATTTTCCAATTTTAAGATATTCTGATGTATTGCTAATGCATGCAGAAGCAATTATAGGCGGAAGATACGGAACCGCAGACGGTACTGCGGCAGTTGCAAGTTTAAATAAAGTAAGAGAACGAGCAGGGTTGACCCCTTATTCAGGAAGTTTGGCACATAATGACTTTTTTAAAGAACTTGTTGACGAGCGATTAAGAGAATTGTGTTTTGAAGGGCTGAGAAAGCAGGATTTGATAAGATGGAATATGCTGGAAGAGAAGTTGATCGAAACCAATGCGGCTATTACCGGACATTCTAGTTTCATTTCGACAGATCAATATCATCAAACTTACCTTGAGCCGGGAAAGAACTTCGATAAATCAAAACATTTACTCTTGCCTTATCCATTGCAAGAAACGTTAATAAATACAAGTCTTAAGCAAAGGCTTGGATGGTAA